A genomic region of Dermacentor andersoni chromosome 9, qqDerAnde1_hic_scaffold, whole genome shotgun sequence contains the following coding sequences:
- the LOC129384483 gene encoding uncharacterized protein, with product MPRSNVNCCVVNCHSTYANSPGTSFFRFPSKPYEAKRRERWIALVRRQNKDGAGWRPTPYTRICSKHFVGGVKVNEEGHPAYYPSIFPATYRTAPGPLSEDRYVRKRRRQEQRMLLDKQTAEVHGQAAEAAANVHEQSVEAIILEAQAAGSDNSPVSSDSSQGALFDSGLRFVHVSTMTEDGHSSFSSEFTFTSELTDEYASCYISHKEVSTTGVGRCSTTFIDKSCGPLYKQPIFAGHSSVTEDEEKFHSLTAVSFNIFALLLSVLPPMRRAVSELCIEDKLLLFLMKLRHGMPFSVLGALFDVHRTTAARIFKGMLVNLNVATKSWVYWPSRNVIQSTMPPAFKEHYPSCRVIIDCTELETEIPNGVEKQNLWYSHYKSRHTIKYLIGIAPNGLVTFVSKGFGGRTTDSVATVESGFLSLLEPGDLVLADKGFPGIKTGVGTQKATLVMPPFASSQQFTESEVNATYETASVRIHVERVIQRLKIFDITHKIPCELTSYADAILHMIAIITNLKSPIFAKQ from the exons CAAGGACGGCGCAGGCTGGCGACCTACTCCATACACAAGGATCTGCAGCAAACACTTTGTGGGCGGTGTAAAGGTGAATGAAGAGGGGCATCCAGCCTACTACCCCTCCATATTTCCTGCTACATACAGGACAGCACCTGGCCCACTCTCTGAAGACCGCTATGTCAG GAAAAGAAGAAGGCAAGAGCAAAGGATGCTGCTGGACAAGCAGACTGCTGAGGTGCATGGACAAGCAGCTGAAGCG GCTGCTAATGTACACGAGCAAAGTGTGGAGGCCATAATTCTGGAGGCTCAAGCTGCTGGCAGCGACAACAGTCCAGTGTCTTCTGACAGCAGTCAAGGCGCTCTCTTTGATTCTGGCCTGCGATTTGTTCAC GTGTCAACAATGACAGAAGATGGACACTCGTCCTTCAGCAGTGAATTCACCTTCACTTCTGAGTTGACCGATGAATATGCATCATGTTATATTAGCCACAAGGAGGTGTCCACTACAGGCGTGGGAAGATGTAGCACTACATTTATTGACAAAAGCTGTGGGCCTTTATATAAACAACCCATTTTCGCTGGTCACAGCTCAGTTACCGAAGATGAAGAGAAGTTTCATTCTTTAACAGCTGTCAGTTTTAACATTTTTGCTCTTCTTTTAAGCGTTTTGCCACCCATGAGGAGGGCCGTGAGCGAGTTGTGCATTGAGGACAAACTTCTGTTATTTCTGATGAAGTTGAGGCATGGCATGCCATTTTCTGTCCTTGGAGCTCTTTTTGATGTGCACAGAACTACAGCAGCACGAATCTTCAAGGGAATGCTCGTGAATTTGAATGTGGCCACAAAAAGTTGGGTCTACTGGCCGTCACGAAATGTTATTCAGTCAACTATGCCACCTGCATTCAAGGAGCACTACCCAAGTTGTAGAGTAATTATTGACTGCACGGAGCTTGAAACTGAAATCCCAAATGGAGTGGAAAAACAGAACCTATGGTATTCACATTACAAGAGTAGGCATACAATCAAATATTTAATTGGCATTGCACCCAACGGCCTGGTCACTTTTGTCTCAAAAGGATTTGGAGGACGGACTACAGATTCAGTGGCAACTGTTGAGTCTGGATTTCTGTCACTACTAGAGCCAGGGGACCTGGTCTTAGCAGACAAGGGTTTTCCTGGCATAAAGACAGGTGTCGGTACCCAGAAAGCGACATTGGTAATGCCACCGTTTGCTAGTAGTCAGCAGTTCACTGAATCGGAAGTAAATGCAACATATGAAACTGCGTCAGTACGAATACATGTTGAGAGGGTCATTCAACGACTGAAAATATTTGATATCACACATAAGATTCCGTGTGAACTCACATCTTATGCAGATGCAATCCTGCATATGATAGCTATAATAACCAATTTGAAAAGTCCTATCTTTGCAAAACAGTGA